In Leptodesmis sichuanensis A121, the following are encoded in one genomic region:
- a CDS encoding HetZ-related protein: MASTQLGQSSALLNVAAPSVLTLPVYVHYRIMNIESLVTCSGSVSGQPASKGKRSSADTSQNKRWLRVEPRPLLVALPPSSQFLDQKTLTELLAQELRAEVKNINGNAELLAARIAAEVERVCQKSGRIQISEDAQSWQISLARHRLQKCLTYYQLGSQRGRVELHSTLGSIVYRYVAPARLQLGFQARYNLIEDFLQGFYSESLKAFRRENDLAETYQPRTRLELAEYMAFTEQYAKRRIGLPGGQNQQLIVLRAQRFGQRQPIEVSVDIEQALESAKGEEAEAHNRAPIVQQLREHMVTDAVDSSESVLRDRVISELIQYLKSEGQDDCIDYLVLKLKDHSAPEIDDILQLTPRKRDYLQQRFKYHVEKFARSHNWKLVHQWLGADLDQNLGLSTQQWEAFLRQLTQEQINLLHLKQEHQDDQQIAVALKITVKQVQKRWGNLLERAREFRNQ, encoded by the coding sequence TTGGCCAGCACCCAATTGGGCCAGTCAAGCGCATTACTGAATGTCGCTGCTCCTTCTGTCCTGACGCTCCCTGTATATGTGCACTACCGGATTATGAATATTGAATCTCTCGTAACTTGTTCTGGATCGGTTTCTGGTCAGCCTGCTAGTAAGGGGAAGCGATCGTCCGCCGACACTTCTCAAAACAAGCGGTGGCTGCGTGTAGAGCCACGACCGCTGCTAGTGGCACTGCCCCCGTCCAGTCAATTTCTGGATCAGAAAACACTCACCGAATTGCTGGCCCAAGAATTAAGAGCGGAAGTCAAAAATATTAACGGCAATGCAGAACTTTTAGCCGCCCGAATCGCCGCAGAAGTAGAGCGAGTTTGTCAAAAAAGTGGCCGGATCCAGATTTCAGAAGATGCTCAATCCTGGCAAATTTCCCTGGCCAGACATCGCCTGCAAAAGTGTCTGACCTATTACCAGTTGGGTTCCCAGCGGGGTCGCGTAGAACTGCACAGTACCTTGGGATCGATCGTCTATCGCTATGTGGCCCCTGCCCGCCTGCAGTTGGGTTTTCAAGCCCGATATAACTTAATTGAAGATTTTCTCCAGGGGTTTTATAGTGAGTCTCTCAAAGCATTTCGCCGGGAAAATGATCTGGCAGAAACTTATCAACCCCGCACTCGCTTAGAGTTGGCCGAGTATATGGCTTTTACTGAACAATATGCCAAGCGGCGGATTGGTTTACCGGGTGGTCAGAATCAGCAGTTAATTGTGCTGCGTGCTCAACGGTTTGGTCAGCGGCAACCGATCGAAGTGTCGGTGGACATTGAACAGGCTCTGGAGTCAGCTAAGGGAGAAGAGGCAGAAGCGCATAATCGGGCACCGATTGTGCAGCAACTGCGGGAACACATGGTCACTGATGCTGTCGATTCTTCAGAAAGTGTGCTACGCGATCGGGTGATTTCTGAACTCATCCAATATCTCAAGTCAGAAGGGCAGGATGATTGCATCGACTATTTAGTCCTCAAATTGAAAGACCACTCTGCACCCGAAATTGATGACATTCTGCAACTGACCCCACGCAAACGGGACTATCTACAACAGCGCTTTAAGTATCACGTTGAGAAGTTCGCCCGTTCCCATAACTGGAAACTCGTTCACCAGTGGCTAGGAGCCGACCTGGATCAAAATTTGGGACTATCTACTCAGCAATGGGAGGCGTTCCTGAGGCAACTGACTCAGGAGCAGATTAACCTGCTGCACCTGAAGCAAGAACACCAGGACGACCAGCAAATTGCGGTGGCTCTCAAGATCACCGTCAAACAAGTACAGAAGCGCTGGGGGAATCTGCTGGAACGAGCCAGAGAATTTCGGAATCAATGA
- a CDS encoding amylo-alpha-1,6-glucosidase: MTLETIEIDGRTFVRADQFMIPEWPCVLSERPQPTLTLKDDDLFLLTDTLGNIGGCVEADRSAGMGLFCKDSRFLSRLELQIEGRSPILLSSTADKGFAISVLCTNPYIGETIRAESIGIKREMVLNGGLFEEIEIANYSTTPVSFEISLSFDADFIDLFEIRGFNRERRGQLLRILPPQPPEDPQLEDPPIADDPQATTPASQFISFPSLSPSAPSSPSELILAYQGLDGSLMESQISFVNRCPDYLKGNTAIWRLELQSHEKQLLGYRLQMLINGRSASTVSTPVTLGQAKAAEVMEEQTWRQQVTQIRADKNTFNQIIERAEQDIYLLRQTFSQGKALSAGVPWFSTLFGRDSIIAASQVLMLDPQIARETLKILAYYQGQEDDEWRDEQPGKILHEIRFGEMARCQEIPHTPYYGTVDATPLWIMLYTEHFAWTADHETLEALWPNALAAMDWIDRTMKQTGYLSYFRKSRRGLDNQGWKDSGDCIVNRRGQLAQGAISLCEVQGYVYAAKIRLAQIARMKKRIDLADRWEEEARDLKFRFNRDFWMEDQDYCALALDGDGNPVDSITSNPGHCLSLGIFTPEKAYSVAERLRAPDMFNGWGIRTLSSLSPAYNPMGYHIGSVWPHDNALTAMGLRSLGLIDQALELAEGILDMTKRQPYQRPPELFCGFERTDDSDPVQYPVACTPQAWATGSIFQLLHMMVNLVPDAPSNTLRIIDPTLPASISSLSLHNLRVGPTLLDLEFERANGATACRVSKKRGNLRVIIEA; encoded by the coding sequence ATGACACTAGAGACAATTGAAATTGATGGTCGGACTTTTGTACGAGCCGACCAGTTTATGATTCCGGAATGGCCTTGTGTACTTAGTGAACGTCCTCAACCGACGCTCACTCTCAAAGATGATGACCTATTCCTGCTGACAGATACGCTGGGCAATATTGGCGGCTGCGTAGAAGCCGATCGCAGTGCTGGCATGGGACTGTTCTGCAAAGATTCTCGCTTTCTCAGTCGCCTGGAGTTGCAGATTGAGGGGCGATCGCCGATTTTACTCAGCAGTACAGCCGATAAAGGATTTGCCATTTCAGTGCTGTGTACTAACCCTTACATTGGCGAAACCATTCGAGCCGAATCGATTGGTATTAAGCGCGAAATGGTTTTGAATGGCGGCCTATTTGAAGAAATTGAAATTGCCAACTACAGCACGACCCCTGTTAGTTTTGAAATCAGCCTCAGCTTCGATGCTGACTTTATTGACCTGTTTGAAATTCGTGGCTTCAATCGAGAACGCCGGGGACAACTGCTGCGCATTCTTCCCCCCCAGCCGCCTGAAGACCCGCAGCTAGAAGATCCCCCGATCGCAGACGACCCTCAAGCAACGACTCCAGCCTCTCAGTTCATTTCCTTCCCCTCCCTCTCCCCCTCTGCCCCTTCCTCCCCCTCTGAACTGATCCTCGCCTATCAGGGGCTAGATGGTTCTCTCATGGAGTCTCAAATTTCCTTTGTGAATCGTTGCCCTGATTACTTGAAAGGCAATACAGCGATCTGGCGGTTAGAACTGCAGTCCCACGAGAAGCAACTTCTCGGCTATCGGCTACAAATGCTGATTAATGGGCGATCGGCTTCTACCGTCAGCACTCCCGTGACTCTGGGACAGGCCAAAGCCGCTGAGGTCATGGAAGAACAAACCTGGCGGCAACAGGTGACACAAATTCGCGCCGACAAAAATACCTTTAATCAAATTATTGAGCGGGCAGAGCAAGATATTTATCTCCTGCGGCAAACCTTTAGCCAGGGCAAAGCGCTTTCTGCTGGAGTTCCCTGGTTTTCCACGCTATTTGGTCGGGATTCTATCATTGCGGCTTCTCAAGTATTGATGTTGGATCCGCAAATTGCCCGTGAAACGCTGAAAATTCTGGCTTATTACCAGGGGCAAGAAGATGACGAGTGGCGAGATGAGCAACCGGGTAAAATCTTGCACGAAATTCGCTTTGGTGAGATGGCCCGTTGTCAGGAAATTCCCCATACGCCCTACTACGGCACCGTGGATGCGACCCCGCTCTGGATCATGCTGTATACCGAGCATTTCGCCTGGACGGCTGACCACGAAACTCTGGAGGCTCTGTGGCCCAATGCCCTGGCAGCGATGGACTGGATCGATCGCACCATGAAGCAAACTGGTTACCTGAGCTACTTCCGTAAATCTCGGCGGGGGCTGGATAACCAGGGCTGGAAAGACTCCGGAGATTGTATTGTCAACCGTCGCGGGCAACTGGCTCAGGGGGCGATTTCCCTCTGTGAGGTGCAGGGTTATGTGTATGCGGCCAAGATTCGGTTAGCCCAAATTGCCCGGATGAAGAAACGAATTGACCTGGCCGATCGCTGGGAAGAAGAAGCCCGCGACCTGAAATTCCGCTTCAACCGGGATTTTTGGATGGAAGACCAGGATTACTGTGCCCTGGCACTGGATGGGGATGGTAATCCCGTAGACAGCATTACCTCTAATCCGGGTCATTGCCTGAGCCTGGGAATTTTCACGCCGGAAAAAGCCTATAGTGTCGCTGAACGGTTGCGGGCACCCGATATGTTCAATGGTTGGGGAATTCGCACACTCAGCAGCCTATCTCCAGCCTATAACCCGATGGGCTACCATATCGGTTCCGTCTGGCCCCATGACAATGCGTTAACTGCCATGGGATTACGTTCTCTGGGGCTGATTGATCAGGCCCTGGAACTGGCTGAAGGAATTCTGGATATGACCAAGCGCCAGCCTTATCAACGTCCACCCGAACTCTTTTGCGGGTTTGAGCGTACCGACGATAGCGATCCGGTGCAATATCCAGTCGCCTGCACCCCGCAAGCGTGGGCTACGGGCAGCATCTTCCAATTACTGCACATGATGGTCAACCTTGTGCCCGATGCTCCCAGTAATACCCTACGCATTATTGACCCAACACTGCCTGCCTCGATTTCCTCCCTGTCCCTGCATAATCTCCGGGTTGGCCCTACCCTGTTAGACCTGGAATTTGAGCGAGCCAACGGTGCAACGGCCTGCCGGGTTTCTAAAAAACGCGGCAATTTGCGGGTGATTATTGAGGCTTAA